From one Burkholderia latens genomic stretch:
- a CDS encoding porin, producing the protein MVKQAVAAAVIGMGALSGAWAQSSVVLYGSLDAGIAYVNNVGGHAKWAMIQGNTQPDRWGLKGKEDLGGGLSAIFQLENGFYTNNGQFATANTIWNRAAYVGLSSDRYGTLTLGRQTPLTFDYLDPLSTAYLALSWYAFHPGNIDGLAATGNVPYNNAVKYRSPNVAGFSAAATMALGNTTNFSTGKSVGVALNYANGPFKAAAVYSNEHDRAILIGQTGITSFQGQNTANGYLANKVENIGAGASYQIGDFLVHGLYTRVKMQSNGFSDTFQSYDAGVNYRSSAFNTIAGGAATTTLAGRRWTQVELGDIYALSKRTQLYANVLYEHGSGGAKAAFFTAGTSSTSNQVIVLTGIHHSF; encoded by the coding sequence ATGGTCAAGCAAGCGGTAGCAGCAGCAGTGATCGGAATGGGCGCCCTGTCGGGCGCTTGGGCGCAGAGCAGCGTGGTGCTGTACGGGAGCCTGGATGCCGGCATCGCGTACGTGAACAACGTCGGCGGCCATGCGAAGTGGGCGATGATCCAGGGCAATACACAGCCCGACCGGTGGGGTCTGAAGGGCAAGGAAGATCTCGGCGGCGGCCTGTCTGCGATCTTCCAGCTCGAAAACGGCTTCTATACGAACAACGGCCAGTTCGCGACCGCGAACACCATCTGGAACCGCGCCGCCTATGTCGGTCTGAGTTCCGACCGCTACGGCACGCTGACGCTCGGACGCCAGACGCCGCTCACGTTCGACTACCTCGATCCGCTCAGCACCGCGTACCTCGCGCTGAGCTGGTATGCGTTCCACCCCGGCAACATCGACGGGCTCGCCGCGACCGGCAACGTGCCGTACAACAACGCGGTCAAGTACCGGTCGCCGAATGTCGCGGGCTTCTCGGCCGCGGCAACGATGGCGCTCGGCAACACGACGAACTTCTCGACCGGCAAGTCGGTCGGCGTCGCGCTGAACTATGCGAACGGACCGTTCAAGGCGGCGGCCGTCTACTCGAACGAGCACGACCGCGCGATCCTGATCGGCCAGACGGGCATCACGTCGTTCCAGGGGCAAAACACTGCGAACGGCTATCTCGCGAACAAGGTCGAGAACATCGGCGCGGGCGCGTCGTACCAGATCGGCGACTTTCTCGTGCATGGCCTGTACACGCGCGTGAAGATGCAGTCGAACGGGTTCTCCGACACGTTCCAGAGCTACGACGCGGGCGTGAACTACCGCAGCAGTGCGTTCAATACGATCGCGGGCGGCGCGGCGACGACGACGCTGGCCGGACGCCGCTGGACGCAGGTCGAGCTGGGCGACATCTACGCGCTGTCGAAGCGCACGCAGCTTTATGCGAACGTGCTGTACGAGCACGGTTCGGGCGGCGCGAAAGCCGCGTTCTTCACCGCCGGCACGTCGAGCACGTCGAATCAGGTGATCGTGCTGACCGGCATTCACCACTCGTTCTGA
- a CDS encoding IclR family transcriptional regulator has translation MAKTTMSGASKPPAKPASAPLATAGDDADHDAPKHGAADDESSGGGSSYLVPGLERGLRILAEFSAREPVLGAPELSKRIGIPRTTTFRLLQTLEALGFLERVNGDRYFRLGVGVLRLGFEYLNSLELTDLGTPVLERLRDATGLSTHLLIRDQRDVVFVAKAQSNTSMFGSVKVHVGTRLPAHATVHGHVLMGDLTRDALRQLYPEKRLEQFTERTPGTVDELYERVRQYARLGYAVSEAAFESGISAVTAPVRDHSGAIVAAITATVPRSEIGEAGEKERLVEAVCGAAVDLSQRLNYRPLESDPTFAHARHRVAMF, from the coding sequence ATGGCCAAGACAACGATGAGCGGCGCATCGAAACCACCGGCGAAGCCGGCAAGTGCGCCGCTCGCGACAGCGGGCGACGACGCCGACCACGACGCGCCGAAGCACGGCGCGGCCGACGACGAATCGTCGGGCGGCGGGTCGTCGTATCTGGTTCCGGGACTCGAGCGCGGGCTGCGGATCCTCGCCGAATTCTCCGCGCGCGAGCCGGTGCTCGGCGCGCCGGAATTGTCCAAGCGCATCGGCATCCCGCGCACGACCACATTCCGTCTGCTGCAGACGCTCGAGGCGCTCGGCTTTCTCGAGCGCGTAAACGGCGACCGTTATTTCCGGCTCGGCGTCGGCGTGCTGCGGCTCGGTTTCGAATACCTGAACTCGCTCGAACTGACTGACCTCGGCACGCCGGTGCTCGAACGGCTGCGCGACGCGACTGGCCTGTCGACGCATCTGCTGATTCGCGACCAGCGCGATGTCGTGTTCGTCGCAAAGGCGCAGAGCAACACGTCGATGTTCGGCTCGGTGAAGGTGCACGTCGGCACGCGGTTGCCCGCGCATGCGACCGTGCACGGCCACGTGCTGATGGGCGATCTCACGCGTGACGCGCTGCGTCAGCTGTATCCGGAGAAGCGGCTCGAACAGTTCACCGAGCGCACGCCGGGAACGGTCGACGAACTGTACGAGCGCGTGCGTCAGTACGCGCGGCTCGGCTACGCGGTCAGCGAGGCTGCGTTCGAGAGCGGCATCTCGGCCGTGACCGCGCCGGTGCGCGACCATTCGGGCGCGATCGTCGCGGCAATTACCGCGACGGTGCCGCGCTCCGAGATCGGCGAGGCGGGCGAGAAGGAGCGGCTCGTCGAAGCGGTGTGCGGCGCGGCGGTCGACCTGTCGCAACGGCTGAACTACCGGCCGCTCGAAAGCGATCCGACGTTCGCGCACGCGCGGCACCGCGTCGCGATGTTCTGA
- a CDS encoding DotU family type IV/VI secretion system protein — translation MQTKWGRRDATGAEWQTNGLAAAFGHDRQGGDRVFRLIDEAMRSPREHLDLIEVFQNILDLGFCGRYRHESGGRQRLQHIRACVHDAVVTGGLCFDPVAETVRTRARAVDPWVRPVRVRRSRLRIVGGLVAALLAGAAGYAAVDHWVRAERVRPPVSSLDLLATSLSARLRDDIAAGNVELIGGTGRRALTLRLGSMFGPGDAAVAPWAASIVAAVGREIAASGRDSNLLVTGYTDSVKARPARPGFNQALSETRVRQVAQILVAAGVPAQHIGVVGDADPLADNGTPDGRARNRRVEVTVSD, via the coding sequence ATGCAGACGAAATGGGGACGACGCGATGCAACCGGCGCCGAGTGGCAAACGAATGGCTTGGCAGCGGCATTCGGCCATGATCGCCAGGGCGGCGACCGAGTCTTCCGGCTGATTGACGAAGCGATGCGCAGCCCGCGCGAACATCTCGATCTGATCGAGGTGTTCCAGAATATCCTCGATCTCGGTTTCTGCGGCCGATATCGCCATGAAAGCGGCGGCCGACAGCGCTTGCAACACATTCGCGCGTGCGTGCATGACGCGGTGGTGACGGGCGGCCTGTGCTTCGATCCGGTCGCCGAAACGGTACGCACGCGGGCGCGTGCGGTCGATCCGTGGGTGCGGCCGGTACGTGTGCGTCGGTCGCGGCTGCGAATCGTCGGAGGACTCGTCGCTGCGTTGCTGGCGGGGGCCGCCGGCTATGCCGCTGTGGATCATTGGGTCCGCGCGGAGCGCGTCCGTCCGCCGGTGTCGTCGCTCGATCTGCTGGCCACCAGTCTTTCCGCACGCCTTCGCGACGACATCGCGGCCGGCAACGTCGAGTTGATCGGCGGTACCGGCCGACGCGCGTTGACGCTTCGGCTCGGCAGCATGTTCGGGCCCGGCGATGCGGCGGTGGCGCCGTGGGCCGCGTCCATCGTGGCGGCCGTCGGCAGGGAAATCGCGGCGTCGGGCCGTGACTCGAACCTCCTCGTCACCGGATACACGGATAGCGTGAAGGCCCGCCCGGCGCGCCCCGGTTTCAATCAGGCGCTTTCCGAAACGCGCGTCCGGCAAGTTGCGCAAATCCTCGTCGCAGCCGGGGTGCCTGCGCAGCATATCGGTGTGGTGGGCGACGCCGATCCGCTGGCGGACAACGGTACGCCCGACGGACGCGCGAGGAATCGCAGAGTCGAAGTGACCGTCTCGGATTGA
- a CDS encoding ImpA family type VI secretion system protein — MLAAWLQAFGEHINPQSDTGNQRDAALDMRMNALQALADPDGLLADVREIVLAKSTLTRLQVRDVERAFAVPRPADALAPESVAQQLRDLRDRQPAAMSGFDDAIACLDAIDAWSARHLEAYRPDLSPLIGLLAKLSVPAEATGHEPDEEPSGPVETVPPTEAPTKRNATETPAPANAEPASVFDAAPARPTPEPVDREAALALIRMARIWFDTQEPSSPIPVLLNRAERFAGKRYAEIVKAIPHDLLVQWEEADDT; from the coding sequence TTGCTGGCGGCCTGGCTGCAGGCGTTCGGGGAACATATCAATCCGCAGTCCGATACCGGGAACCAGCGCGACGCAGCACTCGACATGCGAATGAATGCGCTGCAGGCACTTGCAGATCCGGATGGCCTACTCGCCGATGTACGCGAAATCGTCCTCGCGAAATCCACGCTGACCCGGCTGCAGGTTCGCGATGTCGAACGCGCATTTGCCGTTCCGCGGCCGGCCGATGCGCTCGCGCCCGAGTCCGTTGCCCAGCAGTTGCGCGATCTGCGTGACCGGCAACCGGCTGCCATGTCAGGCTTCGACGACGCAATCGCCTGCCTCGATGCGATCGACGCATGGAGCGCCCGACATCTCGAAGCGTACCGTCCCGACCTGTCGCCGCTGATCGGATTGCTAGCCAAGCTGAGCGTGCCGGCCGAGGCAACGGGGCACGAACCCGATGAAGAACCGTCCGGACCCGTCGAAACCGTCCCGCCAACCGAAGCGCCGACGAAACGTAACGCGACGGAGACGCCAGCTCCTGCAAACGCCGAACCGGCCAGCGTGTTCGATGCCGCGCCGGCCCGGCCGACGCCTGAACCTGTCGACCGCGAGGCGGCGCTTGCGTTGATCCGAATGGCCCGGATCTGGTTCGACACGCAGGAGCCGAGCAGCCCGATCCCCGTGTTGCTCAACCGAGCGGAACGGTTCGCCGGCAAGCGCTACGCCGAAATCGTCAAAGCAATTCCTCACGACTTGCTTGTGCAATGGGAAGAAGCGGACGACACGTGA
- a CDS encoding prepilin-type N-terminal cleavage/methylation domain-containing protein, translated as MRGVRRAGDARCIARPARGERRRLIDKSAGHVRRQNRPSPRRTGAATGFTLIEVLIALAIVRAIDARIQLEGPSLRCHVSSASSHCTSKS; from the coding sequence ATGCGCGGCGTCCGCCGTGCCGGCGATGCGCGATGCATCGCGCGGCCGGCGCGCGGCGAACGGCGACGACTCATCGACAAGAGCGCAGGTCATGTGCGACGACAGAATCGACCTTCACCGCGCCGCACCGGCGCCGCTACGGGATTCACGCTGATCGAGGTGCTGATCGCGCTGGCGATTGTCCGAGCGATAGATGCGCGTATTCAACTGGAGGGACCATCCCTCCGCTGTCACGTGTCGTCCGCTTCTTCCCATTGCACAAGCAAGTCGTGA
- a CDS encoding alpha-ketoglutarate-dependent dioxygenase AlkB family protein, which produces MSTPDLFADTPAPDVDWYPGWLAPAEADRMLAALIDEVAWRQDTIRTPRGRIPLPRLTAWQGEPDAVYVYSGIRNVPAPWTPAVLDLKRAVEATCDARFNSVLLNRYRNGQDSLGWHADNEPELGDAPVIASVSLGAMRVFDLRHRATGVVHAYRLTHGSLLVMRGRTQAEWQHRVPKAPAVQGERINLTFRRVMTGEAAR; this is translated from the coding sequence ATGTCGACGCCCGATCTTTTCGCCGATACGCCCGCGCCCGACGTGGACTGGTACCCGGGCTGGCTCGCGCCGGCCGAGGCCGATCGTATGCTGGCCGCGCTGATCGACGAGGTTGCGTGGCGGCAGGACACGATCCGAACGCCGCGCGGGCGCATTCCGCTTCCTCGGCTCACAGCGTGGCAAGGCGAGCCGGACGCCGTCTACGTGTATTCGGGAATCCGCAACGTGCCCGCGCCGTGGACGCCGGCCGTGCTCGACCTTAAGCGTGCGGTCGAGGCGACCTGCGACGCGCGTTTCAACAGCGTGCTGCTCAATCGTTATCGCAACGGGCAGGACAGCCTCGGCTGGCATGCGGACAACGAGCCGGAGCTCGGCGACGCGCCGGTGATCGCGTCCGTGAGCCTCGGCGCGATGCGCGTGTTCGACTTGCGTCATCGCGCCACCGGCGTCGTGCACGCGTACCGGTTGACGCACGGCAGCCTGCTGGTGATGCGCGGCCGTACGCAGGCTGAGTGGCAGCACCGCGTGCCCAAGGCGCCGGCGGTGCAGGGCGAGCGGATCAACCTGACTTTTCGGCGAGTAATGACGGGGGAGGCGGCACGCTAG
- a CDS encoding malonic semialdehyde reductase, which produces MTLSDSALDQLFLTARTHNAWQDKPVDDALLHRLIDLTKFGPTSANASPARFVFVKSPEAKARLKPALSEGNLAKTMAAPVTVIVGMDFAFHEHLPRLFPHADARSWFAGNDALIEATAFRNSSLQGAYLILAARALGLDAGPMSGFDAAKVDAEFFAGTAIRTNFLVNLGYGDPAGLFPRSPRFDFDDIARIV; this is translated from the coding sequence ATGACCCTCTCCGATTCCGCCCTCGACCAGCTGTTCCTCACCGCACGCACCCACAACGCATGGCAGGACAAACCCGTCGACGACGCGCTGCTGCACCGGTTGATCGACCTCACGAAATTCGGCCCGACGTCGGCGAACGCGAGCCCCGCGCGCTTCGTGTTCGTCAAGTCGCCGGAAGCGAAGGCGCGCCTGAAACCGGCGTTGTCCGAAGGCAATCTCGCGAAGACGATGGCCGCGCCCGTCACCGTGATCGTGGGCATGGACTTCGCATTCCACGAGCACCTGCCGCGCCTGTTCCCGCACGCCGACGCGCGCAGCTGGTTCGCCGGCAACGACGCGCTGATCGAAGCCACGGCGTTCCGCAACTCGTCGCTGCAGGGCGCGTACCTGATCCTCGCGGCCCGCGCACTCGGCCTCGACGCGGGCCCGATGTCGGGCTTCGATGCCGCCAAGGTCGACGCCGAATTCTTCGCGGGCACCGCGATCCGAACCAACTTCCTCGTGAATCTCGGCTACGGCGATCCGGCCGGCCTGTTCCCGCGCAGCCCGCGCTTCGATTTCGACGATATCGCGCGCATCGTCTGA
- a CDS encoding metallophosphoesterase, with protein sequence MRSFFVRFIAIGVLFHLYVGLRIIPDAFASPLARTLAALVLASFVVLIPVGMFSRRFDEGWAATLAGWAGSLAMGFFSSLLVLTFLRDLVLLGVVAWRHPGHDGAWSGAASDTALGVLAGAVLVSAIGFVGARRTAAVKRVSIPVDGLPAALDGLTIVQLSDIHVGPTIKRPYIERIVRTVNALDADLVVVTGDVVDGPVKRLREHTAPLGRMQSRHGSFLVTGNHEYYAGAHAWIDEFRRIGLKVLLNEHVLIEHDGARAVLAGVTDFTAGGFDPAHRSDPEQALAGAPHDVATKILLAHQPRSAEAASRAGFTVQLSGHTHGGQFLPWPPFVRLQQPVIGGLSRFGEMWLYTSRGTGYWGPPNRFGVPSEITLIRLARGR encoded by the coding sequence ATGCGAAGTTTCTTTGTCCGCTTCATTGCGATCGGCGTGCTGTTCCACTTGTACGTCGGGCTGCGGATCATTCCCGACGCCTTCGCGTCGCCGCTCGCGCGCACGCTCGCGGCGCTCGTGCTGGCGAGCTTCGTCGTGCTGATTCCGGTCGGCATGTTCTCGCGCCGCTTCGACGAAGGCTGGGCCGCGACGCTGGCCGGCTGGGCCGGCTCGCTCGCGATGGGTTTCTTTTCGTCGCTGCTGGTGCTGACGTTCCTGCGCGATCTGGTGCTGCTCGGCGTCGTTGCATGGCGGCATCCGGGGCATGACGGCGCCTGGAGCGGCGCGGCATCCGACACGGCACTCGGTGTGCTGGCGGGCGCGGTGCTGGTCAGCGCGATCGGATTCGTCGGCGCGCGCCGCACGGCGGCGGTCAAGCGCGTGTCGATTCCGGTCGACGGACTGCCGGCCGCGCTCGACGGGCTGACGATCGTGCAACTGTCGGACATTCACGTCGGGCCAACGATCAAGCGGCCTTATATCGAACGGATCGTGCGCACGGTCAATGCGCTCGACGCCGATCTCGTCGTCGTGACGGGCGACGTGGTTGACGGCCCGGTGAAGCGGCTGCGCGAGCACACGGCGCCGCTTGGCCGCATGCAGTCGCGGCACGGCAGCTTCCTCGTGACGGGCAACCACGAGTACTACGCCGGCGCGCATGCATGGATCGACGAGTTCCGGCGGATCGGATTGAAGGTGTTGCTCAACGAGCATGTGCTGATCGAGCACGACGGCGCGCGCGCGGTGCTCGCGGGCGTCACGGATTTCACGGCGGGCGGATTCGATCCCGCGCATCGCAGCGACCCCGAGCAGGCGCTGGCGGGCGCGCCGCACGACGTCGCCACGAAGATCCTGCTCGCGCACCAGCCGCGCAGCGCGGAAGCGGCAAGCCGCGCCGGTTTCACGGTCCAGCTGTCCGGCCATACGCACGGCGGCCAGTTTCTGCCGTGGCCGCCGTTCGTGCGCCTGCAACAGCCGGTGATCGGCGGGCTGAGCCGGTTCGGCGAAATGTGGCTCTACACCAGCCGCGGCACCGGCTACTGGGGGCCGCCGAACCGTTTCGGCGTGCCGTCCGAAATCACGCTGATCCGGCTGGCACGCGGCCGCTAG
- the mdtN gene encoding multidrug transporter subunit MdtN, with amino-acid sequence MKAAGIARPSTKGRVIALAIVALGIAALAYAYHRTTAYPSTDDASIDADVVHVASPVGGRIVRLAVHENQRVAKGDLLYEIDPVPYRLTVAQAQADLELARASLDTRRRSLIGERSNAAVAAEQVKRASQNYDLATRDVNRLAPLAAQGYVSAQQFDQAKVRQRDAAVSLAQAQEQQRASAQTIGDDADAIATLHAREAALARAQHALDDTVVRAPHDGLVTGLTVLAGETLAPNQSIFTLIDASEWFAVGNFRETSLNRIAVGECATVYSMIDRSRPLTGKVVGIGAGIADSARINLPRALPIVQNSVNWVHVAQRFPVRVKLDEPDGKLVRVGASAIVEVRHGSACR; translated from the coding sequence ATGAAGGCCGCCGGCATCGCCCGCCCCTCCACGAAAGGTCGCGTGATCGCGCTGGCGATCGTCGCGCTCGGCATCGCCGCGCTCGCGTACGCATACCACCGCACGACGGCCTACCCGTCCACCGACGACGCGTCGATCGACGCCGACGTCGTGCACGTCGCGTCGCCCGTCGGCGGACGCATCGTGCGGCTCGCGGTCCACGAAAACCAGCGCGTCGCGAAAGGAGACTTGCTGTATGAAATCGACCCGGTGCCGTACCGGCTGACGGTCGCGCAGGCGCAGGCCGATCTCGAGCTCGCACGCGCGTCGCTCGACACGCGCCGCCGGTCGCTGATCGGCGAGCGCTCGAACGCGGCCGTGGCCGCCGAGCAGGTCAAGCGTGCCTCGCAAAACTATGACCTCGCGACGCGCGACGTGAACCGGCTCGCGCCGCTCGCGGCGCAAGGCTACGTCAGCGCGCAGCAGTTCGACCAGGCGAAGGTCCGGCAGCGCGACGCGGCCGTTTCGCTCGCGCAGGCGCAAGAACAGCAGCGCGCATCCGCGCAGACGATCGGCGACGACGCCGACGCGATCGCCACGCTCCATGCACGCGAAGCCGCGCTCGCCCGCGCGCAGCACGCGCTCGACGATACGGTCGTGCGCGCGCCGCACGACGGGCTCGTGACGGGCCTGACCGTGCTCGCGGGCGAGACGCTCGCGCCGAACCAGTCGATCTTCACGCTGATCGATGCGAGCGAATGGTTCGCCGTCGGCAATTTCCGCGAAACGTCGTTGAACCGAATCGCGGTCGGCGAATGCGCGACGGTCTATTCGATGATCGACCGAAGCCGTCCGCTGACGGGCAAGGTCGTCGGCATCGGCGCCGGCATCGCGGACAGCGCGCGCATCAATCTGCCGCGCGCGCTGCCGATCGTGCAGAACTCCGTGAACTGGGTGCACGTCGCGCAGCGCTTCCCGGTGCGCGTGAAGCTCGACGAACCCGACGGCAAGCTCGTGCGAGTCGGCGCGAGCGCGATCGTCGAGGTCCGGCATGGCTCAGCCTGCCGCTGA
- a CDS encoding FUSC family protein — translation MAQPAAEVRAPGPREVLRLLAPFPGRAAMAVRVALICALVVLVTSGYGTPEAAISAYVVFFLNRADRVTSVVLAAAMLLLVTLVIALVVGVAIFSIDYSVLRVACMAVLSVALLYLTSASKLRPIGAILAMIVGFGLDQLGLAPVGEAATRALLYAWLMVAIPVGVAIVVNLLIAPSPRKLALAQLATRLRLAARRLRGDDDARAAFDASLREGDKQMLTWLKLSTLEGSTPATGAPALRHAIASSTALLVAVALADREPDARLPAAFAEPAAATLDEMAGILEQGGYPVDVTLALPPTDTLAPLARVVATDLHAAITHFAEPPPPLPLPATPDAPAATSTDASASPAKAPAAAPAPRSGFFLPDASTNPDHIRYALKTTVAAMFCYLLYSQLDWSGIHTCFITCYMVSLGSTAETVEKLTLRIAGCIVGALIGTAALVFVVPALSSIGELMALVFAGAWLSAWIAFGSPRIAYAGFQVAFAFFLCVIQGAGPGFDLTLARDRTIGILLGNIVVYLVFTRIWPVSIGKQIDVALAALRDQWRRIVQVAQPAERRTLAAEAFARHGAIAQELGLIHYEPSWVRPAATWLATRRRALAELGALEGPLFLLAERTPGDAAIDARLARVVEPREGAPVGDAASAPPSSPERAATVPVATSADPARDALLNLIDTRLAHIAEAARQATPMEPAPHARP, via the coding sequence ATGGCTCAGCCTGCCGCTGAGGTCCGCGCGCCCGGCCCGCGCGAAGTGCTGCGACTGCTCGCGCCGTTTCCGGGCCGCGCCGCGATGGCCGTTCGGGTCGCGCTGATCTGCGCGCTCGTCGTGCTCGTGACGAGCGGCTACGGCACGCCGGAAGCCGCGATCTCCGCCTACGTCGTGTTCTTCCTGAATCGCGCCGATCGCGTGACGAGCGTCGTGCTGGCGGCCGCGATGCTGCTGCTCGTCACGCTCGTGATCGCGCTCGTGGTCGGCGTCGCGATCTTCAGCATCGACTACTCGGTGCTGCGCGTCGCATGCATGGCCGTGCTGTCGGTCGCGCTGCTGTATCTGACGTCGGCCAGCAAGCTGCGCCCGATCGGCGCGATCCTCGCGATGATCGTCGGCTTCGGGCTCGACCAGCTCGGCCTCGCGCCGGTCGGCGAAGCCGCGACGCGCGCGCTGCTCTACGCGTGGCTGATGGTCGCGATTCCGGTCGGCGTCGCGATCGTCGTCAACCTGTTGATCGCGCCGTCGCCGCGCAAGCTCGCACTCGCGCAGCTCGCGACACGGCTGCGGCTCGCCGCGCGGCGGCTACGCGGCGACGACGACGCACGCGCGGCCTTCGACGCGAGCCTGCGCGAAGGCGACAAGCAGATGCTCACGTGGCTGAAGCTGTCGACGCTCGAAGGATCGACGCCGGCCACCGGCGCGCCCGCGCTGCGACACGCGATCGCATCGAGCACCGCGTTGCTCGTGGCGGTTGCGCTCGCCGACCGCGAGCCGGACGCACGCCTGCCCGCCGCATTCGCGGAACCGGCCGCGGCGACACTCGACGAGATGGCCGGCATCCTCGAACAAGGCGGCTATCCGGTCGACGTCACGCTCGCACTGCCGCCGACCGATACGCTGGCGCCGCTCGCGCGCGTCGTCGCGACCGATCTGCACGCGGCCATCACGCATTTTGCCGAGCCGCCACCGCCACTGCCGCTGCCCGCGACACCGGATGCACCGGCCGCGACCTCGACCGATGCATCGGCTTCGCCGGCGAAGGCGCCCGCCGCAGCGCCCGCGCCGCGCAGCGGCTTCTTCCTGCCGGACGCCAGCACCAATCCCGACCACATTCGCTACGCGCTGAAGACGACCGTCGCGGCGATGTTCTGCTACCTGCTGTATTCGCAGCTCGACTGGTCCGGCATCCACACCTGCTTCATCACCTGCTACATGGTGTCGCTCGGCTCGACGGCCGAGACGGTCGAGAAGCTCACGCTGCGGATCGCCGGCTGCATCGTCGGCGCGCTGATCGGCACCGCGGCGCTCGTGTTCGTCGTGCCGGCACTGTCGTCGATCGGCGAGCTGATGGCGCTCGTATTCGCCGGCGCCTGGCTGTCCGCGTGGATCGCATTCGGTTCGCCGCGCATCGCGTATGCGGGTTTCCAGGTCGCATTCGCATTCTTCCTGTGCGTGATCCAGGGCGCGGGCCCGGGCTTCGACCTGACGCTCGCGCGCGATCGCACAATCGGCATCCTGCTCGGCAACATCGTCGTGTATCTCGTGTTCACACGCATCTGGCCCGTCAGCATCGGCAAGCAGATCGACGTCGCACTCGCCGCGCTGCGCGACCAGTGGCGCCGTATCGTGCAGGTCGCGCAGCCCGCCGAACGCCGCACGCTCGCGGCGGAAGCCTTTGCGCGTCACGGCGCGATCGCGCAGGAACTCGGGCTGATCCATTACGAACCGTCGTGGGTCCGCCCGGCCGCCACGTGGCTCGCGACCCGGCGGCGCGCACTTGCGGAACTCGGCGCGCTCGAAGGCCCGCTGTTCCTGCTCGCCGAACGCACGCCGGGCGATGCGGCGATCGATGCACGGCTCGCGCGCGTGGTCGAACCGCGCGAAGGCGCCCCCGTTGGCGATGCCGCTTCGGCGCCGCCGTCGTCGCCGGAACGCGCAGCGACCGTGCCGGTCGCCACCTCCGCCGATCCTGCACGCGACGCGCTGCTGAACCTGATCGACACGCGGCTCGCGCACATTGCCGAAGCCGCGCGTCAAGCCACACCGATGGAGCCTGCCCCTCATGCGCGTCCCTGA